Proteins encoded by one window of Thunnus thynnus chromosome 3, fThuThy2.1, whole genome shotgun sequence:
- the spcs3 gene encoding signal peptidase complex subunit 3: protein MNTVLSRANSLFAFSLSVMAALTFGCFITTAFKDRRVPVDIHVSKVMLKNVDDFTGPRERSDLGFITFDLSADLQPIFDWNVKQLFLYLSAEYATKSNSLNQVVLWDKIVLRGENTKLNLRDMKSKYFFFDDGNGLRANKNITLTLSWNVVPNAGILPLVAGSGHVSLPFPETYETTKSY, encoded by the exons ATGAATACGGTTCTGTCGAGAGCTAACTCTTTGTTCGCCTTCTCTCTGAGCGTCATGGCGGCCTTAACTTTCGGCTGTTTCATCACAACAGCGTTCAAAGACAGAAGAGTTCCTGTGGACATCCACGTCTCTAAAGTCATGCT GAAGAATGTCGATGACTTCACAGGACCCAGAGAGCGCAGTGATCTGGGTTTTATCACCTTTGACCTCTCAGCTGAT TTGCAACCAATTTTTGACTGGAATGTTAAACAGCTGTTTCTCTATCTATCTGCTGAGTACGCCACAAAGAGCAAT tctctGAACCAGGTAGTGCTGTGGGATAAGATTGTCCTTCGAGGTGAAAACACCAAACTGAACCTCAGAGACATGAAGTCCAAATACTTCTTCTTTGATGATGGAAATGGACTCAG GGCCAATAAAAACATCACTCTGACACTGTCATGGAATGTTGTTCCCAACGCTGGAATCCTGCCTCTAGTGGCTGGAAGTGGACACGTCAGCCTTCCTTTCCCTGAGACATACGAGACCACCAAGAGCTATTag